In Carnobacterium sp. CP1, the following are encoded in one genomic region:
- a CDS encoding histidine phosphatase family protein, with product MSKGCTFYFVRHGQTYFNLYRRMQGWSDTQLTPEGREDVRRSGRGLADVKFDAVYTSDLNRTIETGGIILEENHAAEKLQMQAMPEFREVFFGSYEGLDIDEVWESINEVMGFPTVAELWAGSSIPEQMDATKKADPYHHAEDFLEFWLRLEKGLLKLIKTHRDTGDNVLVVAHGNTIRYMLNGLIPELENPQPLLNASVSKVSYYDGRYHLKSYNQIEHFKDLEKD from the coding sequence ATGAGTAAAGGTTGTACATTTTATTTTGTGAGACATGGTCAAACGTATTTTAATTTATACAGAAGAATGCAAGGGTGGAGCGATACTCAGTTAACACCTGAAGGACGCGAAGATGTCCGCCGAAGCGGCAGAGGATTAGCAGATGTAAAATTTGATGCTGTATATACCAGTGATTTAAATCGTACCATTGAAACCGGCGGAATTATTTTAGAAGAAAACCATGCTGCCGAAAAATTACAAATGCAAGCTATGCCGGAATTTAGAGAAGTCTTTTTTGGCTCTTATGAAGGTTTGGATATTGATGAAGTATGGGAAAGCATCAATGAAGTGATGGGATTTCCTACAGTAGCAGAATTATGGGCTGGATCGAGTATCCCTGAGCAAATGGATGCAACGAAAAAAGCTGATCCTTACCATCACGCAGAAGATTTCTTGGAGTTTTGGTTACGCCTTGAAAAAGGACTCTTAAAATTAATCAAAACACATCGCGATACAGGAGATAACGTTTTAGTTGTAGCACATGGCAATACTATTCGTTATATGTTAAACGGCTTGATTCCTGAGTTGGAAAATCCTCAACCGCTGTTAAATGCCAGCGTTTCAAAAGTAAGCTATTACGATGGCCGTTACCATTTGAAGAGCTACAATCAAATCGAACACTTTAAAGATTTAGAAAAAGACTAA
- a CDS encoding Cof-type HAD-IIB family hydrolase, with product MNPKALVFFDLDGTLLNKESKVDTEVVEALEQMKKNGNIPFIATGRSPIEIQHVLKETPIDSFITLNGQYIVYEGKEVYRNRIPEKTLVNLKQATEERKFALSFYTHDKIRATRETEVLKEAYQFIHAEVPSIHSTLHLEEEVLMALVLNTDKTQDAYFKKNFPELSFYRNTPYSMDTIPKGNSKATGITELVKTLKFESIPTFAFGDGSNDIEMVEHVDYGVAMGNGLATLKEKATYITASHVDGGIVEGLKYYDLI from the coding sequence TTGAATCCAAAAGCATTAGTATTTTTTGATTTAGATGGAACATTATTGAATAAAGAATCTAAAGTTGACACAGAAGTAGTCGAGGCCCTAGAACAAATGAAAAAGAACGGCAACATTCCTTTTATTGCAACTGGGCGAAGCCCGATTGAAATTCAGCATGTACTAAAAGAAACGCCAATCGATTCGTTTATTACGCTTAATGGGCAGTACATTGTATACGAAGGCAAAGAAGTTTATCGAAATCGAATTCCTGAAAAAACGTTGGTCAATTTAAAACAGGCAACAGAAGAACGAAAATTTGCACTGTCTTTTTATACGCATGATAAAATCCGGGCAACGCGTGAGACAGAAGTATTAAAAGAAGCGTATCAATTTATTCATGCCGAAGTTCCTTCTATACACAGTACTTTGCATTTAGAAGAAGAAGTGTTGATGGCATTGGTATTGAATACGGACAAAACACAAGACGCTTATTTTAAAAAGAATTTTCCAGAATTGTCTTTTTACCGGAATACCCCTTATAGTATGGATACTATTCCAAAAGGCAATTCAAAAGCTACCGGTATTACAGAACTAGTTAAGACGTTGAAGTTTGAGTCTATACCGACTTTCGCTTTCGGCGATGGGTCCAATGATATTGAAATGGTCGAACACGTGGACTATGGAGTAGCAATGGGCAATGGACTAGCAACTTTAAAAGAAAAGGCAACATACATTACTGCCAGCCACGTTGATGGCGGAATCGTTGAAGGATTGAAGTATTACGATTTGATTTAA